From a single Miscanthus floridulus cultivar M001 chromosome 8, ASM1932011v1, whole genome shotgun sequence genomic region:
- the LOC136474636 gene encoding protein MODIFYING WALL LIGNIN-1-like: MEKGSSGLSCRAAICGIVVLLSVIAFSCSLAAEFRKVKEKDMKLDGSLCSLPKSSAFELGVAAIAFLFVAQLVGTTAAVTTVCAGEPRKSSATRGRAAFVALLVLSWLSFAVAVILLATAASMNHGQRYGRGWMDGDCYVARSGVFGGAAGLVVVTALIILGLTFATESTAAAGAMATTPASSSSAICTRAHLDAASADAEQPCGRSKQ, translated from the exons ATGGAGAAGGGGAGCAGCGGGCTGTCCTGCCGCGCCGCCATCTGCGGCATCGTCGTGCTCCTCAGCGTCATCGCCTTCTCCTGCTCGCTCGCCGCGGAATTCCGCAAGGTCAAG GAGAAGGACATGAAGCTGGACGGCAGCCTCTGCTCGCTGCCCAAGAGCTCCGCCTTCGAGCTGGGCGTGGCCGCCATCGCCTTCCTCTTCGTGGCGCAGCTCGTGGGCACCACGGCGGCGGTGACCACGGTGTGCGCCGGCGAGCCCAGGAAGAGCTCCGCCACCAGAGGACGCGCCGCGTTCGTCGCCCTCTTGGTCCTCTCATG GCTGAGCTTCGCGGTGGCCGTGATCCTGCTGGCGACAGCGGCGAGCATGAACCACGGGCAGCGGTACGGGCGCGGGTGGATGGACGGCGACTGCTACGTGGCCCGGAGCGGCGTGTTCGGCGGCGCGGCGGGCCTGGTCGTCGTCACGGCGCTCATCATCCTCGGCCTCACCTTCGCCACCGAATCGACCGCGGCAGCGGGGGCCATGGCGACGACACCCGCATCGTCGTCATCGGCGATATGCACGAGGGCACATCTCGACGCGGCGTCGGCAGACGCGGAACAACCGTGCGGGCGATCCAAGCAATGA